The following are from one region of the Erwinia billingiae Eb661 genome:
- a CDS encoding NAD(P)H nitroreductase, with the protein MDALDLLVNRRSASRLSEPAPAGEALENIMRAGMRAPDHGTMQPWRFIVIENEGRERFSALLENAAREDRMEEKAIEKAKQSPFRAPMIITVVAHCEENAKVPHWEQVVSAGCAVMAMQMAALAQGFNGIWRSGAWTEHQDVRQAFDCREQDVIVGFLYLGTPQLKSSTTVIPPDTAPFIRYF; encoded by the coding sequence ATGGACGCTCTGGATTTATTGGTTAACCGCCGTTCCGCGTCACGTTTAAGCGAGCCGGCACCCGCCGGAGAGGCCCTTGAAAACATCATGCGAGCCGGCATGCGCGCACCAGACCACGGCACGATGCAGCCATGGCGTTTTATCGTCATCGAGAATGAAGGCCGTGAGCGTTTCAGCGCATTACTGGAAAATGCTGCGCGTGAAGATCGCATGGAAGAGAAGGCGATTGAAAAAGCGAAGCAGTCGCCTTTCCGTGCACCGATGATCATCACCGTGGTGGCACATTGTGAAGAGAACGCTAAGGTTCCGCATTGGGAACAGGTTGTCTCAGCAGGCTGTGCGGTGATGGCCATGCAGATGGCGGCTCTTGCTCAGGGCTTCAACGGCATCTGGCGCAGCGGTGCCTGGACTGAGCATCAGGATGTGCGTCAGGCATTCGACTGTCGCGAGCAGGATGTGATTGTCGGTTTCCTCTACCTTGGCACGCCGCAGCTAAAATCTTCCACCACGGTTATTCCTCCCGATACGGCGCCATTTATCCGTTATTTCTGA
- the purU gene encoding formyltetrahydrofolate deformylase, producing the protein MQAQTLQRKVLRTICPDAKGLIAKITNICYKHELNIVQNNEFVDHRTGRFFMRTELEGIFNDTTLLADLDSALPTGSIRELNSAGRRRIVILVTKEAHCLGDLLMKSTYGGLDVEIAAVIGNHETLRTLVERFDIPFILVSHEGLSREDHDNNMAAEIDRYQPDYVVLAKYMRVLTPGFVQRYPNQIINIHHSFLPAFIGARPYHQAYERGVKIIGATAHYVNDNLDEGPIIMQDVIHVDHTYTAEDMMRAGRDVEKNALSRALYQVLAQRVFVYGNRTIIL; encoded by the coding sequence ATGCAAGCGCAAACACTGCAACGAAAAGTATTACGGACCATCTGCCCAGACGCAAAAGGTCTGATCGCCAAGATCACCAATATTTGCTACAAGCACGAGCTGAATATCGTACAGAACAATGAGTTCGTCGATCATCGCACCGGACGCTTTTTCATGCGTACCGAGCTGGAAGGGATATTTAACGACACCACGCTGTTGGCGGACCTGGACAGTGCGCTGCCAACCGGCTCCATTCGCGAGTTAAATTCAGCGGGTCGTCGCCGTATCGTTATTCTGGTTACCAAAGAAGCCCATTGTCTGGGTGATTTGCTGATGAAGAGCACCTACGGCGGGTTGGATGTTGAGATCGCTGCGGTGATTGGTAACCACGAAACCTTGCGCACGCTGGTTGAGCGTTTTGATATTCCGTTTATCCTGGTCAGCCATGAAGGGCTTTCCCGCGAAGATCACGATAACAATATGGCGGCAGAGATCGATCGCTACCAGCCTGATTACGTGGTTCTGGCCAAGTATATGCGTGTACTGACCCCAGGATTCGTGCAGCGTTACCCAAATCAGATCATCAACATTCATCATTCGTTCCTGCCCGCCTTTATTGGTGCACGTCCTTATCATCAGGCGTATGAGCGCGGCGTGAAAATCATCGGTGCGACGGCACACTATGTGAATGATAATCTTGATGAAGGTCCGATCATCATGCAGGACGTCATCCACGTTGATCACACCTACACGGCAGAAGATATGATGCGTGCAGGCCGTGACGTTGAGAAGAACGCGTTAAGCCGCGCGCTGTATCAGGTACTGGCGCAACGTGTATTTGTTTACGGCAACCGCACCATTATTCTATAA
- a CDS encoding DNA topoisomerase III, translated as MRLFIAEKPSLARAIADVLPKPHRRGDGFIACGQDQMVTWCVGHLLEQAQPDSYNSRFARWSLADLPIVPEKWQLKPRPSVAKQLNVIKGLLEQATEVVHAGDPDREGQLLVDEVLDYLSLPPEKRANVQRCLINDLNPSAVERAVSRLRENKEFIPLCVSALARARADWLYGINMTRAYTLLGRNAGYDGLLSVGRVQTPVLGLVVRRDEEIENFIAKDFFEVKAHIVTPKDERFVALWQPSDSCEPYQDEEGRLLHRPLADHVLARIGGQPANVTSYNDKRENDTAPLPFSLSSLQIEAGKRFGMSAQTVLDTCQKLYETHKLITYPRSDSRYLPDEHFAGRHAVLNAINAHQPDLTPPADFDSDRRNRCWDDKKVDAHHAIVPTARSSQVRLTENESTIYRLIATQYLMQFCPDAVYRKCVIELDIAGGKFVAKARFLAEAGWRSLLGSKERDEENDGTPLPVVAKGDELLCERGEVVEKQTQPPRPFTDATLLSAMTGIARFVQDKDLKKVLRATDGLGTEATRAGIIELLFKRAFLFKKGRYIHSSPAGRALIHSLPEMAARPDMTAHWESTLTKISEKQCRYQDFMLPLVETLHNLIYQARQQPAAHAFRGLPAAEPKKPRRKATKAKETE; from the coding sequence ATGCGTTTGTTTATTGCCGAAAAACCCAGTCTTGCCCGCGCTATCGCGGATGTCCTCCCTAAACCTCATCGCCGGGGCGACGGTTTTATTGCCTGCGGCCAGGACCAGATGGTCACCTGGTGCGTCGGTCACCTGTTGGAGCAGGCGCAACCAGACAGTTACAACAGCCGTTTTGCGCGTTGGTCACTGGCCGATCTGCCCATCGTGCCGGAAAAATGGCAGCTAAAACCGCGTCCCTCAGTGGCAAAACAGCTGAACGTCATTAAAGGCTTGCTGGAGCAGGCGACGGAAGTGGTTCACGCAGGTGACCCGGACCGTGAAGGTCAGCTACTGGTGGACGAGGTGCTGGACTATCTGTCTCTGCCGCCGGAAAAGCGCGCCAATGTTCAGCGCTGCCTGATTAACGATCTCAATCCCTCCGCCGTGGAGCGAGCCGTCAGCCGCTTGCGCGAGAATAAAGAATTTATCCCGCTGTGTGTTTCCGCCCTGGCGAGAGCACGGGCCGACTGGCTGTACGGCATCAACATGACGCGCGCCTATACTTTGCTGGGCCGTAACGCCGGCTATGATGGCCTGCTGTCCGTGGGACGTGTCCAGACGCCCGTTCTGGGGCTGGTGGTTCGCCGTGATGAGGAGATCGAAAACTTCATCGCCAAAGACTTCTTTGAAGTCAAAGCCCATATCGTCACACCGAAAGATGAACGCTTTGTTGCCTTATGGCAGCCCAGCGATTCTTGTGAACCCTATCAGGATGAAGAAGGGCGTTTGCTGCACCGTCCGCTGGCGGATCATGTGCTGGCGCGGATTGGTGGTCAACCGGCCAATGTCACCAGCTATAACGATAAAAGAGAGAATGACACCGCACCCTTGCCGTTCTCCCTTTCCAGCCTGCAGATTGAAGCCGGGAAACGCTTTGGCATGAGCGCACAAACGGTGCTGGATACCTGCCAGAAGCTGTATGAAACCCACAAGCTGATCACCTATCCACGTTCCGACAGTCGCTATCTGCCCGATGAGCACTTTGCCGGACGCCATGCGGTACTCAACGCCATCAATGCCCATCAACCCGATCTGACGCCGCCCGCGGATTTTGACAGCGATCGCCGTAATCGCTGCTGGGATGACAAAAAGGTCGATGCTCACCACGCTATCGTCCCGACAGCCAGAAGTTCTCAGGTCAGGCTGACCGAGAACGAAAGCACGATTTATCGTCTGATTGCCACGCAATACCTGATGCAGTTCTGCCCTGATGCCGTGTACCGCAAATGCGTGATCGAGCTGGATATTGCCGGCGGGAAATTTGTCGCCAAGGCTCGCTTCCTGGCGGAGGCCGGCTGGCGATCGCTGTTGGGCAGTAAAGAACGCGATGAGGAAAATGACGGCACGCCGCTGCCGGTGGTTGCCAAAGGTGACGAGCTGTTATGTGAACGGGGAGAAGTGGTAGAGAAGCAGACTCAGCCGCCGCGACCGTTCACCGATGCGACCTTATTATCTGCGATGACCGGCATTGCGCGATTTGTTCAGGATAAAGATCTAAAGAAAGTGCTGCGTGCGACCGATGGTTTAGGGACAGAAGCTACGCGCGCCGGGATTATTGAATTGTTGTTCAAGCGCGCCTTTTTGTTTAAAAAAGGGCGCTATATTCACTCCAGTCCCGCCGGGCGGGCGCTGATCCACTCGCTGCCAGAAATGGCGGCGCGTCCCGACATGACCGCCCATTGGGAATCCACGCTGACCAAAATCAGTGAAAAGCAGTGCCGCTACCAGGACTTTATGTTGCCGCTGGTTGAGACGCTGCATAATCTGATTTATCAGGCACGGCAGCAACCTGCTGCGCATGCCTTCCGTGGACTTCCGGCGGCTGAACCGAAAAAGCCGCGCCGTAAGGCGACTAAAGCGAAGGAAACTGAGTGA
- the rssA gene encoding patatin-like phospholipase RssA: MRQVKIGLALGSGAAKGWAHIGVINALERAGIKVDVVAGCSVGALVGAAYASKRLPILETWVRSFSYWDVIRLMDFSWRRGGLLRGERVFNHVRRLVNHENIEECDLPFGAVATNLSTGRELWLTEGDLHMAVRASCSMPGLLAPVAYNGYWLVDGAVVNPVPVSLTRALGADIVIAVDLQHDAHLMQQDLLSVTPQSADEVEAAATSWGGRLRQSLARVAHRKVNQTPGAMEIMSTSIQVLENRLKRNRMAGDPPDVLIQPLCPQISTLDFHRAEEAIEAGKLAVEKKMDELLPLVRQAALPDE; the protein is encoded by the coding sequence ATGAGACAGGTAAAAATTGGACTGGCACTGGGATCGGGTGCCGCCAAGGGATGGGCGCATATTGGTGTTATCAATGCGCTGGAGCGGGCTGGGATTAAAGTCGATGTGGTCGCGGGGTGCTCCGTTGGGGCGCTGGTGGGCGCAGCGTATGCCAGTAAACGTCTTCCCATCCTCGAAACCTGGGTTCGTTCCTTCAGCTATTGGGATGTGATCCGCCTGATGGATTTCTCGTGGCGTCGCGGTGGCCTGCTGCGGGGAGAACGGGTGTTCAACCACGTTCGCCGGCTGGTTAATCACGAAAACATTGAAGAGTGCGATCTGCCTTTCGGCGCGGTGGCGACCAACCTCAGCACCGGGCGTGAGCTGTGGCTGACTGAAGGCGATCTGCATATGGCGGTGCGGGCGTCATGCAGCATGCCCGGTCTGTTAGCCCCGGTAGCCTATAACGGTTACTGGCTGGTGGACGGCGCGGTGGTCAATCCGGTGCCGGTGTCGCTGACCCGGGCACTGGGCGCCGATATCGTGATTGCCGTTGACCTGCAACACGACGCGCACCTGATGCAACAGGATCTGCTGTCAGTGACGCCGCAATCCGCAGATGAAGTCGAAGCTGCAGCAACCAGCTGGGGAGGGCGCCTGCGTCAGAGCCTCGCCAGAGTAGCCCACCGCAAGGTTAATCAAACGCCTGGCGCGATGGAAATCATGTCCACCTCTATTCAGGTGCTTGAGAACCGGTTGAAGAGAAATCGTATGGCAGGCGATCCGCCAGACGTATTGATCCAGCCATTGTGCCCTCAGATTTCCACACTGGATTTCCATCGCGCAGAAGAGGCTATCGAGGCGGGTAAGCTGGCGGTAGAGAAGAAGATGGATGAATTACTGCCGCTGGTTCGTCAAGCTGCGTTGCCGGATGAGTGA
- a CDS encoding YchJ family protein codes for MSELCPCGSGMQYSVCCQPFLKGDDIPAIPEALMRSRYTAYVLKDADYLVATWHPSCDPQRFHASLEQSFEATRWLSLQIISAEEPGDKSEGFVTFFARFSENQRESFIHERSRFVRVEQRWYYIDGTYPETGRNDRCPCGSGKKFKKCCGQ; via the coding sequence GTGTCAGAACTTTGCCCGTGCGGAAGCGGAATGCAGTATAGCGTATGTTGCCAGCCCTTTCTTAAAGGTGACGACATTCCTGCCATACCAGAAGCCTTAATGCGTTCGCGCTACACTGCCTATGTGCTGAAAGATGCCGACTATTTGGTCGCCACCTGGCATCCCTCCTGCGATCCGCAACGTTTTCATGCCAGCCTTGAGCAAAGCTTTGAGGCGACCCGCTGGTTGAGTTTACAGATTATTTCGGCAGAAGAACCTGGGGATAAATCCGAAGGGTTTGTGACATTCTTTGCTCGTTTCTCTGAAAATCAGCGCGAAAGCTTTATTCATGAGCGTTCCCGCTTTGTTCGGGTAGAACAACGCTGGTACTATATTGACGGCACTTACCCTGAAACAGGGCGAAATGACCGCTGCCCCTGCGGCTCCGGCAAAAAATTCAAGAAATGCTGCGGCCAGTAA
- the rssB gene encoding two-component system response regulator RssB, with translation MDKPLSGKKILIVEDEVVFRSLLDNYLAALGAEIMLADDGLQALEKLNESAHDLMICDLAMPKMDGLKLVEHMRSKGNTMPILVISATENMADIAQVLRLGVQDVLLKPLKDLARLREAVYECLYPSMFTSKVEEDEQLFQDWDALVRDPNAASKLLKQLQPPVQQVIANCRINYRQLTMAEEPGLVLDIAALSEKDLAFYCLDVTRAGDNGVLAALLLRALFNGLLQDQLSGQSPRLPELNGLLKQVNLLLRQANLKGQFPLLVGYYHQGLKNLILVSAGLNATLNVNTHQIQLSNGVPLGTLGSTHLNQISQRCEAWQCQVWGAGGRLRLMLSTD, from the coding sequence ATGGACAAGCCATTAAGCGGAAAAAAGATTCTGATTGTTGAAGACGAAGTCGTTTTCCGCTCTCTTCTTGACAACTATCTAGCGGCTCTTGGGGCTGAGATAATGCTGGCAGACGATGGACTGCAAGCGCTTGAAAAACTCAATGAGTCTGCGCATGACCTGATGATTTGCGACCTGGCTATGCCAAAGATGGACGGGTTGAAGCTGGTTGAACATATGCGTAGTAAAGGCAACACCATGCCGATACTGGTGATCTCCGCAACGGAAAACATGGCTGACATTGCCCAGGTGCTACGCCTCGGGGTGCAGGACGTGTTGTTAAAACCGCTGAAAGATCTGGCCCGCTTACGCGAGGCCGTCTACGAATGCCTCTATCCATCGATGTTCACTTCAAAAGTGGAAGAAGACGAACAGCTATTCCAGGACTGGGATGCGCTGGTGCGGGATCCGAATGCCGCGTCGAAACTGCTTAAGCAACTGCAGCCGCCTGTACAGCAGGTTATCGCCAACTGTCGCATCAATTACCGTCAGCTCACGATGGCCGAAGAGCCGGGCTTGGTATTGGATATCGCCGCGCTGTCCGAGAAAGATCTGGCATTCTATTGCCTGGACGTGACCCGCGCGGGCGATAATGGCGTGCTGGCCGCTTTATTACTGCGCGCGCTGTTCAATGGACTGTTGCAGGATCAATTATCAGGCCAGTCGCCACGATTGCCTGAATTAAATGGCTTGTTAAAACAGGTCAATTTGCTGTTACGCCAGGCCAATCTAAAAGGGCAGTTCCCACTGCTGGTCGGCTATTACCATCAAGGATTAAAGAATTTGATCCTCGTTTCCGCTGGTTTAAACGCCACCCTTAACGTCAACACCCATCAAATTCAACTCAGCAACGGTGTTCCACTTGGTACATTGGGCAGCACCCACCTAAACCAAATAAGCCAGCGTTGTGAAGCCTGGCAATGCCAGGTTTGGGGCGCTGGTGGCAGGCTGCGCCTGATGTTGTCCACGGATTAA
- the selD gene encoding selenide, water dikinase SelD, with the protein MSENAIRLTQYSHGAGCGCKISPSVLETILHSDHPLRSDPHLLVGNETRDDAAVYDLGNGTAVVSTTDFFMPIVDDPFDFGRIAATNAISDIYAMGGKPIMAIAILGWPLDKLAPEIARKVIEGGRSVCAGAGISLAGGHSIDAPEPIFGLAVTGVIAPDKVKKNSSAQAGCKLFLTKPLGIGVLTTAEKRAKLKPEHQGLATEVMCQLNSAGAVFADIDGVTAMTDVTGFGLMGHLSEICTGSNLHANVWFDRVPRLAGVDEYIAQGCVPGGTDRNFASYGHLLGAMRDEQRKLLCDPQTSGGLLLAVRPEAEAVVIESAGAMGITLTAIGELLPASAGRALIELVS; encoded by the coding sequence ATGAGTGAGAACGCGATACGCCTGACGCAGTACAGCCACGGTGCTGGCTGCGGCTGTAAGATTTCACCCAGCGTGCTGGAGACCATACTGCACAGCGATCATCCACTACGCAGCGATCCCCATCTGCTGGTGGGCAACGAAACGCGGGATGACGCGGCGGTCTACGATCTGGGGAACGGCACGGCGGTGGTCAGCACCACCGACTTCTTTATGCCAATCGTCGACGATCCGTTCGATTTTGGCCGTATCGCCGCGACCAATGCCATCAGTGATATCTACGCGATGGGCGGTAAGCCAATCATGGCAATTGCGATCCTTGGCTGGCCGCTGGACAAGCTGGCGCCTGAAATTGCCCGAAAAGTGATTGAAGGGGGTCGCAGCGTCTGCGCCGGGGCGGGGATTTCACTGGCGGGCGGTCATTCCATTGACGCACCCGAGCCGATTTTTGGTCTTGCCGTCACCGGCGTGATCGCACCTGATAAAGTGAAAAAGAACAGCTCTGCGCAGGCCGGCTGTAAACTCTTCCTCACGAAACCGCTGGGGATTGGCGTGCTGACCACCGCGGAAAAACGCGCAAAACTCAAGCCTGAACATCAGGGGCTGGCAACGGAAGTGATGTGCCAGCTGAACAGCGCGGGCGCGGTTTTCGCCGACATCGACGGGGTGACCGCGATGACTGACGTGACCGGCTTTGGCCTGATGGGCCACCTCAGCGAAATCTGCACCGGCTCCAACCTGCATGCCAATGTCTGGTTTGATCGGGTGCCAAGACTGGCTGGCGTCGACGAATACATTGCGCAAGGCTGCGTGCCGGGCGGCACGGATCGTAATTTTGCCAGCTACGGCCATTTACTGGGCGCAATGCGTGACGAACAGCGTAAACTGCTATGCGATCCCCAAACCTCAGGTGGCCTGCTGTTAGCGGTCAGACCTGAAGCGGAAGCGGTAGTTATCGAAAGCGCCGGGGCAATGGGGATCACCCTCACGGCTATCGGGGAACTGCTGCCGGCTAGTGCCGGACGTGCGTTAATTGAATTAGTTTCCTGA
- the sppA gene encoding signal peptide peptidase SppA, translated as MRTLWRFIAGFFKWTWRLLNFVREFILNLFLVVLILICAGIYFQFSSSSTPAEPQKGALIVDLSGVVVDKPSVSNKLSKIGRQLLGSSSDKLKENSLFDVVDAIRQAKGDANITGMVLDLRDFAGADQPSLQYIGKALREFRDSGKQIYATGDSYSQAQYYLASFANKIYLSPQGTVDLHGFATNGLYYKSLLDKLKVSSHVFRVGTYKSAVEPFLRDDMSPAARDADSRWIGELWQNYLNTVSANRQITPEQLFPGAQGVLDGLQKVGGDTAVYAKDSKLVDELASRSLVDQQLTKIFGWDKQAKDYKGTSIYDYQVKDNGSTDGNIAVIMASGAIMDGDETAGSVGGDTTAMEIREARLDPKIKAIVFRVNSPGGSVTASETIREELAAAKEAGKPVVVSMGGMAASGGYWISTPANYIIASPSTLTGSIGIFGVINTVENTLDSIGVHTDGVSTSPLADISTTKALPPEVQQMMQMSIENGYKNFLGLVAHSRNKTPEQIDQIAQGHVWTGTDAKANGLVDAMGDFDDAVAKAAELAKLKDAKLSWYQDDPNFMDLLFSQMDVSVRAALPETLKAWMPAPMVDVMASMRNQPGLFDNLNDPQNRYAMCLTCAQVK; from the coding sequence ATGCGCACTTTGTGGCGATTTATCGCTGGATTTTTTAAATGGACCTGGCGATTACTGAATTTCGTCCGGGAATTTATTCTCAACCTGTTTTTAGTGGTGCTGATCCTGATCTGCGCGGGCATCTATTTCCAGTTCAGCAGCTCTTCAACCCCTGCGGAACCGCAAAAAGGTGCGCTGATTGTTGATCTGAGTGGCGTGGTGGTTGATAAGCCTTCCGTCAGCAATAAGCTCAGTAAGATCGGCCGTCAGTTACTGGGCTCCAGCAGCGACAAGCTGAAAGAGAACTCGCTGTTTGACGTTGTCGATGCCATCCGTCAGGCCAAAGGTGACGCCAATATCACCGGTATGGTCTTAGATCTGCGTGACTTCGCCGGGGCCGATCAGCCTTCCCTGCAGTACATCGGCAAAGCGCTGCGCGAATTCCGTGACAGCGGCAAGCAGATTTATGCCACCGGCGACAGCTACAGCCAGGCGCAATATTATCTCGCCAGCTTCGCCAACAAAATCTACCTTTCTCCGCAGGGAACCGTTGACCTTCACGGCTTTGCCACTAACGGCCTGTACTACAAATCGCTGCTGGATAAGCTGAAAGTCAGCTCACATGTCTTCCGTGTCGGTACCTATAAATCCGCAGTTGAACCTTTCCTGCGTGACGATATGTCCCCTGCTGCCCGTGATGCAGACAGCCGCTGGATTGGTGAGCTGTGGCAGAACTACCTCAATACCGTTTCGGCTAACCGCCAGATTACGCCGGAACAGCTGTTCCCTGGCGCGCAGGGCGTGCTGGATGGACTGCAAAAAGTCGGCGGCGATACTGCGGTGTATGCCAAAGACAGCAAACTGGTTGATGAACTGGCTTCCCGCTCGCTGGTCGATCAACAGCTGACCAAAATCTTCGGCTGGGATAAGCAGGCTAAAGATTACAAAGGCACCAGCATCTACGATTACCAGGTGAAGGATAACGGCTCAACAGACGGCAATATCGCGGTGATCATGGCCAGCGGCGCCATCATGGATGGTGACGAAACCGCGGGTAGCGTCGGTGGCGACACGACGGCCATGGAGATCCGTGAAGCCCGCCTTGATCCTAAAATCAAAGCGATTGTCTTCCGCGTCAACAGCCCAGGCGGCAGCGTGACGGCCTCCGAAACGATCCGTGAAGAGCTGGCAGCAGCGAAAGAAGCCGGGAAACCGGTGGTGGTTTCCATGGGTGGCATGGCGGCATCGGGTGGTTACTGGATTTCCACGCCAGCTAACTACATCATCGCCAGCCCAAGCACCTTGACCGGCTCTATCGGCATCTTCGGCGTGATTAACACCGTTGAGAACACGCTGGATTCAATTGGCGTGCATACCGATGGCGTGTCCACCTCGCCTCTGGCTGATATCTCTACCACTAAGGCATTACCGCCGGAAGTGCAGCAGATGATGCAGATGAGCATCGAGAACGGCTATAAGAACTTCCTCGGTCTGGTCGCTCATTCCCGTAACAAGACGCCAGAGCAGATCGATCAGATTGCTCAGGGCCACGTCTGGACGGGTACGGATGCCAAGGCTAACGGTCTGGTGGATGCGATGGGTGATTTCGACGATGCCGTCGCCAAAGCCGCCGAGCTGGCAAAACTGAAGGACGCCAAACTGAGCTGGTATCAGGACGATCCAAACTTTATGGATCTGCTGTTCAGCCAGATGGACGTATCTGTGCGTGCCGCACTGCCTGAAACCCTTAAGGCCTGGATGCCGGCACCGATGGTCGACGTAATGGCGTCAATGAGAAATCAGCCGGGTCTGTTTGATAACCTGAACGATCCGCAAAACCGCTATGCGATGTGCCTGACCTGCGCGCAGGTGAAATAA
- a CDS encoding YnjH family protein produces MKLSGALMLAGMLLVSPLYAAGEGWNLGTGHGNNGGNHSGNNQGNNSNSPNADVVVDMPPEVWTQGQNNNQPPCNTCCTYENRSYTEGSVVKMEGVLLQCSRDEKSYGTNNLIWKTIK; encoded by the coding sequence ATGAAATTATCAGGCGCATTAATGCTGGCCGGGATGTTGCTGGTGAGCCCGTTGTATGCCGCCGGTGAGGGCTGGAATCTCGGCACTGGCCACGGCAATAACGGCGGTAATCATAGCGGTAACAATCAGGGAAATAACAGCAACAGCCCGAATGCGGATGTGGTGGTGGATATGCCGCCGGAAGTCTGGACGCAAGGGCAGAACAACAATCAGCCGCCGTGCAATACCTGCTGCACCTACGAAAATCGGAGCTATACCGAAGGATCGGTGGTGAAGATGGAAGGGGTGTTATTACAGTGTTCGCGGGATGAAAAATCTTACGGGACTAATAATCTGATCTGGAAAACCATCAAGTAA
- the xthA gene encoding exodeoxyribonuclease III, protein MKFVSFNINGLRARPHQLAAIIEQHQPDVIGLQETKVHDDMFPLEEVSKLGYHVFYHGQKGHYGVALLTKDEPLAVRRGFAGDDEESQRRMIMADIATPVGTLTVLNGYFPQGESRDHPTKFPAKEKFYRDLQSYLENDQKPTNPVVIMGDMNISATDLDIGIGEDNRKRWLRTGKCSFLPEEREWMDRLMGWGLVDTWRAENAEANDRFSWFDYRSKGFDDNRGLRIDLVLASQPLAARCVATGIDYDIRSMEKPSDHAPIWAQFNLDEAK, encoded by the coding sequence ATGAAATTTGTTTCTTTTAATATCAATGGGCTGCGCGCCCGTCCGCATCAGCTTGCCGCCATCATTGAGCAGCACCAGCCAGACGTGATTGGCCTGCAAGAAACCAAAGTGCATGACGATATGTTCCCGTTGGAAGAAGTGTCAAAGCTGGGTTATCACGTCTTCTATCATGGCCAGAAAGGTCACTATGGCGTTGCCCTGTTAACCAAAGACGAGCCTCTTGCCGTACGTCGCGGTTTTGCCGGCGATGATGAGGAATCTCAGCGCCGGATGATTATGGCCGACATTGCCACGCCTGTGGGTACCCTGACCGTGCTTAACGGCTACTTCCCACAGGGCGAAAGCCGCGACCACCCGACTAAATTCCCGGCAAAAGAGAAGTTCTACCGCGATCTGCAGAGCTACCTGGAAAACGATCAGAAACCGACAAATCCGGTGGTGATTATGGGCGACATGAACATCAGTGCCACTGACCTGGATATCGGTATTGGTGAAGATAACCGCAAGCGCTGGCTGCGCACCGGCAAATGTTCATTCCTGCCAGAAGAGCGTGAGTGGATGGACCGTCTGATGGGTTGGGGACTGGTGGATACCTGGCGCGCAGAGAATGCGGAAGCTAACGATCGCTTCTCGTGGTTTGATTACCGCTCAAAAGGGTTTGATGATAACCGTGGACTGCGTATCGATCTGGTGCTGGCCAGTCAGCCTCTGGCTGCCCGCTGTGTGGCAACCGGCATCGACTATGATATTCGCAGTATGGAAAAGCCTTCAGACCATGCGCCAATCTGGGCACAGTTCAACCTGGATGAGGCGAAGTAA